A stretch of the Leptotrichia sp. oral taxon 223 genome encodes the following:
- a CDS encoding cell wall metabolism sensor histidine kinase WalK yields MKRFFNNSSIKLKIGLWYMGIMILLVFSSLAIVFYISENIIHSSVRTYLKDVVIHRLDYLTIKNGEIIIDSNFDTMIQNVEIAIYDKDFKFLYGNSPNGFEMDNSKSKDDKIMIIRSSNQKWYVYNKTIKLDNYGKVWIRGVMPNIGQSSAIETVIQISIIILPFFLILSAIGGYVITRNAFRPIEQIRKIAEKINEGNDLSQRINLKKGDDELHTLANTFDVMFDRLQASFENEVQFTSDVSHELRTPITVILTQAEYGKGYINSVEEAKKSFGIIEKEGQKMSKLVSQLLTLARMERGKQKLNLEHIDLSELIEMTVETQISSAKAKNIKFITKITPAIYANIDEMMMMRVFTNLISNAICYGKQNGTVTIELFSENDKIISKISDDGIGIEKDKLDKIWLRFYQVDSSKNGDNSGLGLSMVKKIIELHNGQISVESEFGKGTAFTIILEKI; encoded by the coding sequence ATGAAAAGATTCTTTAATAACAGTTCGATAAAGTTGAAAATTGGCTTATGGTATATGGGAATTATGATTTTGCTTGTATTTTCATCGCTGGCTATAGTTTTTTATATAAGTGAAAATATTATTCATTCAAGTGTACGAACTTATCTAAAAGATGTTGTAATTCACAGGCTTGATTATTTAACTATAAAAAATGGAGAAATTATAATTGACAGCAATTTTGATACAATGATCCAGAATGTGGAAATTGCCATTTATGACAAGGATTTTAAATTTCTCTATGGAAATTCGCCAAATGGCTTTGAGATGGATAACAGCAAATCTAAAGACGATAAAATTATGATAATTAGAAGCAGCAATCAGAAATGGTATGTTTATAACAAAACGATTAAACTGGATAATTATGGAAAAGTGTGGATTAGAGGGGTAATGCCTAATATTGGACAGTCAAGTGCGATTGAGACAGTCATTCAGATTTCCATTATAATTTTACCATTTTTCCTTATACTTTCAGCAATTGGTGGTTATGTCATTACAAGAAATGCATTTAGGCCAATTGAGCAAATTAGGAAAATAGCGGAAAAAATTAACGAAGGAAACGACTTGTCACAACGGATTAATCTAAAAAAAGGTGATGACGAGCTTCATACACTTGCAAACACCTTTGACGTGATGTTTGATAGGCTTCAGGCGTCCTTTGAAAACGAAGTGCAGTTTACTTCTGATGTTTCGCACGAGCTTAGAACTCCAATTACAGTTATCTTGACACAGGCAGAATATGGAAAAGGCTATATAAATTCAGTTGAAGAAGCTAAGAAGTCCTTTGGGATTATAGAAAAGGAAGGGCAGAAAATGTCAAAACTGGTGTCGCAGCTACTAACTTTGGCAAGGATGGAGCGTGGAAAGCAGAAGTTAAATTTGGAACATATTGATTTAAGCGAACTGATTGAAATGACAGTGGAAACACAAATTTCAAGTGCGAAAGCGAAAAATATAAAATTTATTACAAAAATCACTCCTGCAATTTATGCAAATATTGATGAAATGATGATGATGCGTGTCTTTACAAATTTAATTTCAAATGCAATCTGTTATGGAAAGCAGAACGGGACAGTAACGATAGAACTGTTTTCTGAAAATGATAAAATTATCAGCAAAATTTCTGATGATGGAATAGGAATTGAAAAAGACAAGCTGGATAAAATCTGGTTACGATTTTACCAGGTAGATTCTTCCAAAAATGGCGATAATTCTGGACTTGGGCTTTCGATGGTAAAAAAAATTATAGAATTACATAATGGACAGATCTCTGTAGAAAGTGAATTTGGAAAAGGTACAGCTTTTACAATAATTTTAGAAAAAATTTGA
- a CDS encoding UTRA domain-containing protein, with translation MSKYKEVYNDIKEKITNGTFKAREFLKSESELARKYSYSKDTIRKALSMLELDGYIQKIKGKNSMVLENGRFKNSLSNLRTSKELNKIENIDINTNLVELNVVNGISEIMDIFEVSEDVSFYRVSRTRVLDGEALEYEITYFDKRVVPFLDKNIVESSIYDYLEKKLHLKISHSRREIKFRYATENEKKYMDLKNFDSVVVIESHTYLSNGTLFQYGVNSYRPDKFVFSTVAKR, from the coding sequence GTGAGCAAATACAAAGAAGTTTATAATGATATAAAGGAAAAAATAACAAATGGAACATTTAAGGCTAGGGAATTTTTAAAAAGTGAATCGGAACTGGCACGTAAATATTCGTATTCTAAAGATACTATAAGAAAAGCGCTTTCCATGCTTGAACTGGATGGATATATTCAAAAGATAAAAGGGAAAAATTCAATGGTTCTTGAAAATGGGCGGTTTAAAAACAGCTTATCAAACTTAAGAACTTCAAAGGAGCTTAATAAAATTGAAAATATCGACATTAATACTAATCTGGTTGAATTGAATGTTGTTAATGGAATTAGCGAGATTATGGATATTTTTGAAGTGTCTGAGGATGTTTCATTTTATAGGGTTTCACGTACACGTGTGCTGGATGGGGAAGCACTTGAATACGAAATTACCTATTTTGACAAAAGAGTTGTACCATTTTTGGATAAAAATATTGTCGAAAGCTCAATTTATGATTATCTGGAAAAAAAACTGCATTTGAAAATATCACATTCACGGCGGGAAATAAAATTTAGATATGCCACTGAAAATGAAAAAAAATACATGGACTTAAAAAATTTTGATTCTGTCGTCGTAATAGAAAGCCATACATACTTGTCTAATGGAACATTGTTTCAATATGGCGTAAATTCATACAGGCCTGACAAATTTGTATTTTCAACAGTAGCAAAAAGGTAA
- a CDS encoding PepSY domain-containing protein, with protein MINKIKKRGFNNTITLIIFLLSVNLMAKEINNTVKLVPMVSIKTSDAQITPNKAKEIALAHAGVAESAANFKQIKLDNKNGKSVYVIEFIANKLRYEFDIDASSGSIIKFEKR; from the coding sequence ATGATAAATAAAATTAAAAAAAGAGGATTTAATAATACAATTACTTTAATAATATTTCTTCTTTCTGTCAATTTGATGGCAAAAGAAATTAACAATACCGTTAAACTAGTACCAATGGTAAGCATAAAAACTTCTGACGCACAAATAACGCCAAATAAAGCAAAGGAAATTGCACTGGCACACGCTGGTGTCGCAGAATCGGCTGCCAATTTTAAACAGATAAAGTTGGATAATAAAAATGGAAAATCTGTTTACGTGATAGAGTTTATTGCAAACAAACTTAGATATGAATTTGATATTGACGCAAGCAGCGGTTCAATTATAAAATTTGAAAAGAGATAA
- the trmD gene encoding tRNA (guanosine(37)-N1)-methyltransferase TrmD, with the protein MKFNVLTLFPELFEQYLSQTILKRASDKDIIDFNIVNIRDYARNKHSQMDDIPFGGGAGMVLKPEAYWNFFYENYEFYNNENNENSKKPYVIFLSPQGKQLTHNKVTELSEKDEIVLISGRYEGLDQRVIDKFVDEEISIGDYVLSSGDLPSLVIMDSVIRIKEGVIKKESFETDSFYNGLLGFPQYTRPVEIDGYTVPEVLRSGNHAKIDEYRQFHSIEKTMKNRMDLFEKKLENIDEDLEFKKVYKKYLKSK; encoded by the coding sequence ATGAAATTTAACGTACTCACACTATTCCCAGAATTATTTGAGCAGTATTTATCACAAACTATCCTAAAAAGAGCAAGCGACAAGGATATTATCGACTTTAACATCGTAAACATAAGAGATTACGCCAGAAATAAGCACAGCCAGATGGACGACATCCCTTTTGGAGGCGGTGCTGGAATGGTTTTAAAGCCAGAAGCCTACTGGAACTTCTTTTATGAAAACTACGAATTTTACAATAACGAAAATAACGAAAATTCAAAAAAACCTTACGTAATTTTTTTATCCCCACAAGGAAAACAGCTAACCCACAACAAAGTTACAGAACTTTCAGAAAAAGATGAAATCGTACTTATTTCAGGACGTTACGAAGGGCTGGATCAAAGAGTAATTGATAAATTTGTAGATGAAGAAATTTCCATTGGTGATTACGTCCTAAGCAGTGGCGACTTGCCTTCCCTTGTAATTATGGACTCTGTAATTCGTATAAAGGAAGGCGTAATAAAAAAGGAATCCTTTGAAACCGACTCTTTTTATAACGGACTTTTAGGCTTTCCACAATACACAAGGCCCGTAGAAATTGACGGCTACACCGTTCCAGAAGTCCTGCGAAGTGGAAATCACGCTAAAATTGATGAATACAGGCAGTTTCATTCAATTGAAAAAACTATGAAAAATAGAATGGACTTATTTGAGAAAAAGCTGGAAAATATTGATGAAGATTTGGAATTTAAGAAGGTTTATAAGAAGTATTTAAAAAGTAAATAA
- a CDS encoding PepSY domain-containing protein, translating into MKRKFLKMTLFGMLIISSLVFSGNKERKKITAIKAKQIALAKVPGATFANVLEFDSENANLYKGQISYRGVAYNFEIDVYTGKIINWSEENK; encoded by the coding sequence ATGAAGAGGAAATTTTTAAAGATGACATTATTCGGAATGTTAATCATCAGTTCGTTAGTTTTTTCAGGTAATAAGGAAAGGAAAAAAATAACAGCAATTAAAGCAAAGCAAATAGCCTTAGCTAAAGTCCCTGGAGCAACATTTGCGAATGTTCTTGAGTTTGATTCAGAGAATGCTAATCTTTATAAAGGGCAAATTAGTTATAGAGGTGTTGCTTATAACTTTGAAATTGATGTTTATACTGGAAAAATAATTAATTGGAGTGAAGAAAATAAATAA
- a CDS encoding RNA methyltransferase, protein MRDNIYVGLVHYPVYNRNNAIVATSVTNFDIHDISRTCRTYDIKKYFIITPVDAQKELTGRIIGYWTEGNGIEFNKNRNEAFENTELEDSVQSAIETIEKIEGKKPKIITTSAKIFPNTVGYADLGKEMVEDDSPYLILFGTGWGLTNEIMDLSYKILEPIRGKTKYNHLCVRSAVSIILDRLLGEN, encoded by the coding sequence ATGAGAGATAACATATATGTGGGGCTTGTCCACTATCCTGTATACAATAGAAATAACGCTATTGTGGCAACTTCTGTCACAAACTTTGACATACACGATATTTCCAGAACTTGCAGGACTTATGATATAAAAAAATATTTCATCATAACTCCAGTTGATGCCCAGAAAGAGCTGACTGGCAGAATTATTGGCTACTGGACTGAGGGAAACGGAATAGAATTTAACAAAAACCGAAATGAAGCCTTTGAAAATACAGAACTTGAAGATTCTGTCCAAAGTGCGATAGAAACAATTGAAAAAATTGAAGGGAAAAAACCAAAAATTATAACGACTTCGGCAAAAATTTTTCCAAATACTGTCGGATATGCTGATTTAGGCAAGGAAATGGTTGAAGATGATTCGCCATATCTAATTTTGTTTGGAACAGGCTGGGGGCTTACAAATGAAATTATGGATTTATCCTATAAAATTTTGGAACCAATCCGGGGAAAGACTAAATACAATCATTTATGTGTCAGAAGTGCCGTTTCAATAATTTTAGACAGATTATTGGGAGAAAATTAA
- a CDS encoding response regulator transcription factor encodes MRILVIEDEENLNDIITKKLKMEKYGVDSCFNGTDALDYIFSTEYDVVVSDIMLPGIDGFEILRTIRERGIKTPVLLLTARDGIEDRVKGLDYGADDYLVKPFAFDELMARIRVLLRRNPAISNSNASNVFKIANLTVNCNSHDVFRDKIPIKLSTREFTILEYMIRNKERVLSREQIEQHIWNYDYEGGTNVIDVYIRYLRRKIDKDFEPKLIHTIRGVGYVLKAE; translated from the coding sequence ATGAGAATTTTAGTAATTGAAGATGAGGAAAATTTAAATGATATAATTACGAAAAAATTAAAGATGGAAAAATATGGGGTTGACAGCTGCTTTAATGGTACAGACGCCCTTGACTATATTTTTTCGACTGAATATGATGTTGTTGTTTCTGATATTATGCTGCCAGGAATAGACGGATTTGAGATTTTGAGAACAATACGTGAAAGAGGGATAAAAACACCTGTTTTACTGCTTACTGCGAGAGATGGGATAGAAGACAGGGTAAAAGGGCTTGACTATGGAGCGGATGACTATCTTGTAAAACCGTTTGCCTTTGATGAGCTTATGGCAAGAATAAGGGTGCTTTTACGTAGAAATCCAGCAATTAGCAATTCAAATGCAAGCAATGTCTTTAAAATCGCAAATTTAACCGTCAATTGTAACTCACATGATGTTTTCCGTGATAAAATTCCTATAAAACTGTCAACAAGGGAATTTACAATTTTGGAATATATGATTAGGAATAAAGAACGTGTCTTGTCGAGGGAACAAATTGAGCAGCATATCTGGAATTATGATTATGAGGGCGGTACAAATGTGATTGATGTCTATATCAGGTATTTACGTCGAAAAATTGACAAGGATTTTGAACCAAAGCTGATTCATACAATTCGTGGAGTTGGGTATGTGTTAAAAGCTGAATAG
- a CDS encoding CPBP family intramembrane glutamic endopeptidase has product MKRITNLEDNTKKDIFLILFIIYIFHLLFMIPLHNDTVFTENKIFKYVYMFRIHRWILSFPIIYYFVKTYKKYEYFKTNEKLKAKDFSIYFALAFWVGNFFSFLIVLMSSHKGRTPVVAIYEPLYTDVIMIVCVAPILEEIVFRGVIMNNLKKYGIKTAIVINSVFFALSHYNIDMIIPAFFTGIIFSYVAYKYSTKYSILIHFFINAITKTSQVLILLRIEILLILVGLFSAFLIIFLLVFFIIGLLEGKYKEVLSIFELNVEDRENMIAFLKNNVLYLLVIFAIVVSNLVFNYRIV; this is encoded by the coding sequence ATGAAGAGAATAACAAATTTAGAGGATAACACAAAAAAAGATATTTTTCTAATTTTATTTATAATTTATATATTTCACCTTCTATTTATGATTCCTTTACACAACGATACAGTATTTACCGAGAATAAAATATTTAAATATGTGTATATGTTTAGAATACATAGATGGATACTTAGTTTTCCAATAATTTATTATTTTGTAAAAACTTATAAAAAATATGAATATTTTAAAACGAATGAAAAATTAAAGGCGAAAGACTTTAGTATTTATTTTGCATTAGCCTTTTGGGTAGGTAATTTTTTTAGTTTTTTAATTGTATTAATGAGCAGTCATAAGGGACGAACACCTGTGGTAGCGATATACGAACCTCTGTATACAGATGTAATAATGATAGTTTGTGTGGCACCAATACTAGAAGAAATAGTATTTCGGGGAGTTATAATGAATAATTTAAAAAAATATGGAATAAAAACAGCAATAGTTATTAATTCAGTCTTTTTTGCATTATCTCATTATAATATAGATATGATTATCCCGGCATTCTTTACAGGAATTATTTTTTCCTATGTTGCATATAAGTATTCAACAAAATATTCTATTTTAATACATTTTTTTATAAATGCAATAACGAAAACATCTCAGGTTTTAATTCTTTTAAGAATTGAGATACTTCTAATTCTAGTTGGTTTGTTTTCTGCCTTTTTGATTATCTTTTTATTAGTATTTTTTATAATTGGATTGTTGGAAGGGAAGTACAAAGAAGTACTTTCGATTTTTGAATTAAATGTTGAAGATAGGGAAAATATGATTGCGTTTTTAAAAAATAATGTTTTATATTTGCTGGTAATATTTGCAATCGTAGTTTCTAATTTAGTGTTTAACTATAGGATAGTTTGA
- a CDS encoding ROK family protein translates to MKYYVGIDLGGTNTKIGLVDEKGNIIFTTIVKTDSMEGFSETIQRLSKILITQIEGSNVNFDNVVSVGVGVPGPVLNSRVVKFWANFPWKNGVDLALEFEKNLGKPVKVDNDVNVITLGEMWKGAAQGYKNVLGLAIGTGIGGGIIVDGKLVSGEHGAGGEVGHIKIEPNGKLCGCGQKGCWEAYASATGIIREANSRLAVNKQNLLYEMTNGRDLEAKDVFDAAKKGDEFSLDIVDYEAEKLALGIGNLLSILDPEIVVVGGGVALAGDFLFDRVKEKLKDVAFPSILENLKIVTATLGNDAGILGAAYLGMI, encoded by the coding sequence ATGAAATATTATGTAGGAATTGATTTGGGAGGAACTAATACAAAGATTGGACTTGTGGATGAAAAAGGGAATATTATTTTTACAACTATTGTAAAAACTGATTCAATGGAAGGTTTTTCTGAAACAATTCAAAGATTATCAAAAATTCTGATTACTCAAATTGAAGGAAGTAATGTTAATTTTGATAATGTTGTATCAGTTGGTGTTGGAGTGCCAGGGCCTGTGTTAAATTCAAGAGTTGTTAAGTTTTGGGCGAATTTTCCTTGGAAAAATGGAGTGGATTTGGCATTGGAATTTGAGAAAAATTTAGGAAAACCAGTAAAGGTTGATAATGATGTAAATGTAATTACACTTGGAGAAATGTGGAAAGGTGCCGCACAGGGATATAAAAATGTATTAGGACTTGCAATAGGAACTGGAATCGGTGGCGGAATCATTGTTGATGGAAAACTTGTAAGCGGAGAACATGGTGCAGGCGGAGAAGTTGGACATATTAAAATTGAACCAAACGGTAAATTATGCGGATGCGGACAGAAAGGGTGCTGGGAAGCCTATGCTTCTGCTACTGGAATAATTCGTGAAGCAAACAGCCGTCTTGCAGTAAATAAGCAAAACTTGCTTTACGAAATGACAAACGGTAGAGATTTAGAAGCAAAGGATGTGTTTGACGCCGCTAAAAAAGGTGATGAATTCTCACTTGATATTGTGGATTATGAAGCGGAAAAATTAGCATTAGGAATTGGAAATCTGCTTAGCATACTAGATCCTGAAATTGTTGTTGTAGGTGGAGGAGTTGCTCTTGCTGGAGATTTCCTATTTGACCGTGTGAAAGAAAAATTAAAAGATGTGGCATTCCCATCAATTTTGGAAAATCTAAAAATTGTTACAGCAACTCTTGGAAATGATGCAGGAATTTTAGGAGCCGCTTATCTTGGAATGATTTAA
- a CDS encoding O-antigen ligase: METKNQKYLEKLYLLLGASIFIHYVLVILFSILILVNIFTTGEYKKIFKDKSLITVGIVLGFSLITSAFYKNILGLIAIPIFLCIVVGRYYTLIVDVNFKKNNLEWMAKFSGISLFVGIGEFLFTHSRIGYFGYLNPNYLGSIMMMSAIINLYFTFEKKSKINFAIFLMNILTILLTGSRSSLIAAVLGIFVLFFYFLRRRYFAGCILALLSYILGVVSGIFPFLRESTLIEYFWLRVEIIDMAFRIFKKTNILYGHGNFFYYKFTNYVYPHSHNALVELLLSYGLIGTIALLTVFLRYLYDILRNDRNNVLKIALIAGIVIHNFTDFAIFWVQTVLLFIMALAYREQNEQIRGYRQKRNK, encoded by the coding sequence TTGGAAACAAAAAATCAGAAATATTTGGAAAAATTGTATTTACTTTTGGGTGCATCAATTTTTATACATTATGTTTTAGTTATTTTATTTAGCATTTTAATATTGGTAAATATTTTTACAACTGGAGAATACAAAAAAATATTTAAGGACAAGTCGCTTATTACGGTGGGAATTGTTTTAGGATTTTCACTTATAACTTCCGCCTTTTATAAAAATATTTTAGGGTTAATCGCAATTCCAATATTTTTGTGCATTGTAGTTGGGCGTTACTATACGTTAATTGTGGATGTGAATTTTAAAAAAAATAATTTGGAATGGATGGCAAAATTTTCTGGAATATCGCTTTTTGTCGGAATTGGAGAATTTTTATTCACACACAGTAGAATTGGCTATTTTGGGTATCTTAATCCAAATTATTTGGGAAGCATTATGATGATGTCAGCAATTATAAATTTATATTTTACTTTTGAAAAAAAATCAAAAATTAATTTTGCCATATTTTTAATGAATATTCTGACAATACTGCTGACTGGCTCAAGATCCTCACTAATTGCTGCAGTTCTTGGAATATTTGTATTATTTTTCTACTTTTTACGAAGAAGATATTTTGCTGGGTGCATTTTAGCACTTCTGTCATATATTCTAGGGGTAGTGTCAGGAATTTTCCCATTCTTGCGGGAAAGCACATTAATAGAATATTTCTGGCTAAGGGTGGAAATTATTGATATGGCATTCAGAATTTTCAAGAAAACAAACATTCTGTACGGACACGGAAACTTTTTTTACTACAAATTTACAAATTACGTATATCCGCATTCGCATAATGCGCTTGTAGAACTGCTTTTAAGTTACGGACTAATCGGAACAATAGCTTTACTTACCGTATTTTTACGCTACCTATACGATATTTTGAGAAATGACAGAAATAATGTGTTAAAAATTGCTCTGATTGCTGGAATTGTAATTCATAATTTTACTGATTTTGCAATTTTCTGGGTACAAACTGTACTGCTGTTTATTATGGCTTTAGCTTACAGGGAGCAAAACGAACAGATACGTGGCTACAGACAGAAACGAAATAAATAA
- a CDS encoding PTS-dependent dihydroxyacetone kinase phosphotransferase subunit DhaM, translated as MKENNHKLVGIVVVSHSNTLAQEIINFVKVFKQEEFALENGGNASREVYGTNAENVKKAIIRADNGAGVLVFVDMGSSVFNAAKAIKELEGQVEAKIADAPLVEGVISAVAANFDGIDLDDLKMIAEDSRKFTKLKKEI; from the coding sequence ATGAAGGAAAATAATCATAAATTAGTAGGAATCGTGGTAGTTAGCCACAGTAATACACTTGCACAGGAAATTATTAATTTTGTGAAAGTGTTCAAGCAGGAAGAATTTGCATTGGAAAATGGGGGAAATGCAAGTAGGGAAGTTTATGGAACAAATGCCGAAAATGTGAAAAAAGCGATAATCCGTGCAGATAACGGTGCTGGGGTGCTTGTTTTCGTAGATATGGGAAGTTCTGTCTTTAATGCAGCTAAGGCAATAAAGGAATTGGAAGGACAAGTTGAGGCAAAAATTGCGGACGCTCCATTAGTGGAAGGGGTAATTTCAGCAGTTGCAGCCAACTTTGATGGAATCGACTTGGATGACTTAAAAATGATTGCCGAAGATAGCAGAAAATTTACAAAATTAAAAAAAGAAATTTAG
- the rimM gene encoding ribosome maturation factor RimM (Essential for efficient processing of 16S rRNA), giving the protein MENLVNIGTIVGTHHLRGSVKINSIFENIELIKNERVLLEKNDKKKLLVVKNIKRLNDKKAILNFEKIDNIDAAKELNGYKVKIRRDLLPKRDEDDFYVKDLFGIEVFSENEKIGEVVDVMETAAHNILIIEDIDTKKEIMVPLIDEFVAKIDFPNNRIEVILIDGMRE; this is encoded by the coding sequence ATGGAAAACTTAGTAAATATAGGAACAATCGTTGGAACACACCATTTACGTGGAAGTGTCAAAATCAACTCAATTTTTGAAAATATTGAACTTATCAAAAATGAACGTGTTCTTCTTGAAAAAAACGACAAAAAGAAATTACTTGTTGTAAAAAATATAAAAAGGCTGAATGACAAAAAAGCAATTTTGAACTTTGAAAAAATTGACAATATTGACGCTGCAAAGGAGCTGAATGGCTATAAAGTCAAAATCCGCCGTGATTTACTGCCTAAAAGAGACGAAGATGATTTTTACGTAAAAGATTTATTTGGAATAGAAGTGTTTTCTGAAAATGAGAAAATTGGAGAAGTTGTAGATGTAATGGAAACCGCAGCCCACAATATCCTAATTATTGAAGATATCGATACAAAAAAAGAAATAATGGTTCCATTAATTGATGAATTTGTAGCAAAAATCGATTTTCCAAACAACAGAATCGAAGTAATCCTGATTGATGGAATGCGAGAATAA
- the trpS gene encoding tryptophan--tRNA ligase, with amino-acid sequence MRSLSGIQPSGILHIGNYFGAIKQFVELQDEYEGFYFLANYHALTSSPKGEDLKANTINVILDYLALGLDPEKSTLFLQSDVPEHAELSWILSNISPMGLLERAHSYKDKIAKGIKPNVGLFTYPILMAADILMYSPDIVPVGKDQKQHVEMTRDIAIKFNETYGKEVFKLPKEKIVENVATVPGTDGDKMSKSYGNVINMFGSKKALKKQIMSIVTDSTPLEEPKNPDNNITKLYALFATEAEVEALKEKFRAGNFGYGHAKNELFDKFMDYFSPFQKKREELENNMDYVYGILRKGANKARSIATEKMDEVRDVVGLLKKNY; translated from the coding sequence ATGAGAAGTTTATCAGGAATACAGCCCAGCGGAATTTTACATATTGGGAATTATTTTGGGGCTATTAAGCAGTTTGTGGAATTGCAGGATGAATATGAAGGTTTTTATTTTTTGGCAAATTATCATGCTTTGACGTCTTCGCCGAAAGGGGAGGATTTGAAGGCTAATACGATTAATGTGATTTTGGATTATTTGGCTTTGGGATTGGATCCTGAGAAGTCAACGTTGTTTTTGCAGTCGGATGTACCTGAGCATGCCGAATTGTCTTGGATTTTATCAAATATTTCTCCAATGGGGCTACTGGAAAGGGCTCATTCATACAAGGACAAAATTGCAAAAGGGATTAAGCCAAATGTGGGGCTGTTTACTTATCCGATACTTATGGCGGCTGATATTTTGATGTACTCGCCAGATATTGTGCCTGTTGGGAAGGATCAGAAGCAACATGTGGAAATGACTCGTGATATTGCGATTAAATTTAACGAAACTTACGGTAAGGAAGTATTCAAGCTTCCAAAAGAAAAAATTGTTGAAAATGTAGCAACTGTGCCAGGAACAGATGGAGACAAAATGAGCAAGTCTTATGGAAATGTAATAAATATGTTTGGTTCAAAAAAAGCACTGAAAAAACAGATAATGAGCATTGTAACAGATTCAACGCCTTTAGAGGAGCCAAAAAATCCTGACAACAACATCACAAAATTATATGCTCTTTTTGCAACAGAAGCAGAAGTAGAAGCATTAAAGGAAAAATTCAGAGCTGGAAACTTTGGATATGGACATGCCAAAAATGAATTGTTTGACAAATTCATGGATTATTTTTCTCCATTCCAGAAAAAACGTGAAGAACTGGAAAACAATATGGATTATGTATATGGAATTTTGCGTAAAGGTGCAAACAAGGCTAGAAGCATTGCAACTGAGAAGATGGATGAAGTTAGGGATGTAGTGGGGCTTTTGAAGAAAAATTATTAA